The following proteins are encoded in a genomic region of Vulpes vulpes isolate BD-2025 chromosome X, VulVul3, whole genome shotgun sequence:
- the HCCS gene encoding holocytochrome c-type synthase, whose product MGLSASTPAVAVQTSNASNRQTASPPSGCPMHEGKVKGCPVSAEPSDPTCENKMNSVPAHQDRAYEYVECPVTGAMAENKENLDPSNLMPPPNQMPAPDQPFALSTVREESSIPRADSEKKWVYPSEQMFWNAMLRKGWKWKDDDISQKDMYNIIRIHNQNNEQAWKEILKWEALHAAECPCGPSLIRFGGKAKEYSPRARIRSWMGYELPFDRHDWIINRCGTEVRYVIDYYDGGEVNQDYQFTILDVRPALDSFSAVWDRMKVAWWRWTS is encoded by the exons ATGGGTTTGTCTGCATCTACCCCTGCTGTTGCAGTTCAGACCTCAAATGCTTCAAATCGTCAGACAGCATCCCCGCCTTCAGGATGTCCCATGCATGAAGGGAAAGTGAAAG GCTGTCCAGTGAGCGCAGAGCCATCTGACCCAACTTGTGAGAACAAAATGAACTCTGTGCCTGCCCACCAAGATCGTGCATATGAGTACGTGGAATGTCCTGTTACGGGAGCTATGGCTGAGAATAAGGAGAACCTAGATCCTTCTAATCTG ATGCCACCACCAAATCAGATGCCGGCCCCTGACCAGCCATTTGCGCTATCTACTGTGAGAGAGGAATCATCCATTCCGAGAGCAGATTCAGAGAAAAAGTGGGTCTATCCTTCCGAACAGATGTTCTGGAATGCGATGTTACGGAAAGG GTGGAAGTGGAAGGATGACGATATTAGTCAGAAAGATATGTATAACATCATCAGAATTCACAATCAGAATAACGAACAAGCCTGGAAGGAGATTTTGAAGTGGGAAGCCCTTCATGCTGC GGAGTGTCCCTGTGGTCCATCATTGATCCGGTTCGGAGGTAAAGCAAAAGAGTACTCGCCGAGGGCAAGAATTCGTTCCTGGATGGG GTATGAGCTGCCTTTCGACAGGCACGATTGGATCATCAATCGTTGCGGGACTGAAGTCAGGTACGTCATCGACTACTATGACGGTGGCGAAGTCAACCAGGACTACCAGTTCACCATCCTGGACGTCCGGCCCGCCCTGGATTCCTTTTCGGCCGTGTGGGACAGAATGAAGGTTGCGTGGTGGCGCTGGACTTCCTAA